The following are encoded in a window of Candidatus Methylomirabilis sp. genomic DNA:
- the infB gene encoding translation initiation factor IF-2, with translation MIRVYDLAKLLGMSSKELIDRLERSGLQLKSHSSNVDEDHVRALLTATPPQKKSRPKPKSIETGPSAPTVHAKPVESRRPRTGNAPTTTTKVLAGKPARSRLAEAKAPSGGGPITEGTSSVKRLGAVESQGPGKSKSTPTLQPPKGTAVLDQPPSVPLQPPREATVAPAGLKGEPSQILMPPSSVSPTGQRVAVIPPTLEPQVQVEQVEREPSPPSRPIVRIAETITVKELAEKISMSPSEIIKQLIKMGIMTTINQPLDVEVVKGAADQLGFSVEVTSLEETATETKELEDLSLLLPRPPVVTIMGHVDHGKTSLLDAIRQTNVIASEAGGITQHIGAYQVDLSGSKITFLDTPGHEAFTAMRARGAQATDIVVLVVAADDGVMPQTLEAISHAKDAGVPILVAINKIDKPGADPNRARQQLAEHGLVPEEWGGQTVYVEVSAKKKVGIDHLLEMLLLLAEVQELKANPHRAAKGVIVEAELDRGRGPVATVLIQQGTLKVGDVIVAGLHSGRVRAMNNETGKRVQMAGPATPVEVLGLSGVPMAGDTFVVVSDERKGRQIAISRQQKHREEMIGSKHRVTLEDLHRRIRDGEVKELRMIIKGDVQGSVGPFRESLERISTEAVRLKVIHASVGAITETDVMLASASNAVIVGFNVRPEPKTQKLAELEGVEIRLYTVIYDAINEIRQAMEGLLEPTYIERSIGRVEVRQVFAVPKVGAIAGSFVVEGKIYRDSQIRIVRDGKVVHKGRVGSLRRFKEDVREVQGGFECGVGLMNFNDVKVGDILEVFELESVAQKL, from the coding sequence ATGATTAGGGTTTACGATCTGGCGAAACTGCTCGGCATGTCAAGCAAGGAGCTCATTGACCGACTTGAGCGGTCGGGCTTACAACTGAAGAGCCACAGCAGCAACGTGGATGAGGACCATGTGAGGGCACTCCTGACAGCCACACCGCCTCAGAAGAAAAGCCGTCCCAAGCCCAAATCGATAGAGACCGGTCCTTCGGCTCCGACGGTCCACGCTAAGCCCGTGGAGAGCCGACGCCCCAGGACAGGAAATGCACCGACAACAACAACCAAGGTTTTGGCTGGCAAGCCCGCCCGCTCCAGGCTTGCCGAGGCAAAGGCACCATCCGGGGGTGGGCCAATAACCGAAGGGACGAGTTCCGTTAAAAGATTGGGCGCGGTTGAGTCGCAGGGACCTGGCAAGTCCAAATCTACCCCTACCCTACAACCGCCTAAGGGGACAGCGGTTCTCGATCAGCCGCCCTCTGTGCCGCTTCAGCCTCCTCGCGAGGCCACGGTAGCGCCAGCAGGTTTGAAAGGGGAGCCATCCCAGATCCTCATGCCGCCTTCGTCTGTCTCACCCACCGGACAGAGGGTGGCTGTGATCCCGCCGACGCTGGAACCTCAGGTCCAGGTAGAGCAGGTCGAGCGTGAGCCCTCGCCTCCGTCTCGCCCGATAGTCCGGATTGCGGAGACGATTACCGTGAAGGAGCTGGCGGAGAAGATCTCGATGAGCCCCAGCGAGATCATCAAGCAGTTGATCAAGATGGGGATCATGACCACTATTAATCAGCCCCTCGATGTGGAGGTGGTAAAAGGTGCGGCCGACCAGCTAGGGTTCTCAGTGGAAGTGACGTCCCTGGAAGAAACTGCGACCGAGACGAAGGAGCTTGAGGACCTGTCGCTGCTCCTACCCAGGCCTCCAGTGGTCACGATCATGGGTCATGTCGATCACGGTAAAACATCTCTGCTGGATGCGATTCGGCAGACCAATGTCATTGCCTCGGAGGCGGGAGGAATCACTCAGCACATTGGTGCCTATCAAGTCGATCTGTCGGGTAGCAAGATTACGTTTCTGGACACGCCAGGCCACGAGGCGTTTACCGCCATGCGGGCGCGTGGAGCACAGGCGACCGATATCGTAGTCTTGGTGGTGGCGGCCGATGACGGGGTGATGCCCCAGACGCTGGAGGCGATCAGCCACGCCAAGGACGCGGGCGTCCCGATTCTGGTTGCGATTAACAAGATCGATAAGCCCGGCGCCGATCCGAATCGTGCCAGGCAACAGTTGGCGGAGCATGGTCTGGTCCCGGAAGAGTGGGGAGGTCAGACGGTCTATGTGGAGGTTTCGGCCAAGAAGAAGGTGGGCATAGATCACCTTCTCGAGATGCTGCTGCTGCTGGCCGAGGTTCAGGAACTGAAGGCGAACCCGCACAGGGCAGCGAAGGGCGTCATCGTCGAGGCTGAACTGGATCGAGGTCGTGGACCAGTCGCGACAGTGTTGATTCAGCAGGGGACCCTGAAGGTGGGGGACGTGATCGTGGCCGGATTACATTCGGGTCGGGTACGGGCCATGAACAATGAGACGGGGAAAAGGGTCCAGATGGCCGGGCCCGCGACCCCGGTAGAGGTGCTGGGTCTTTCAGGTGTCCCCATGGCCGGAGATACATTCGTTGTGGTATCCGACGAGCGGAAGGGACGGCAGATCGCTATCAGTCGGCAGCAGAAACATCGCGAGGAGATGATCGGTTCGAAACACCGCGTGACCTTGGAGGACTTGCACCGTCGCATCCGGGATGGTGAGGTCAAAGAACTTCGAATGATTATCAAGGGGGACGTCCAGGGCTCCGTCGGACCGTTCCGCGAATCGCTGGAGCGGATTAGCACCGAAGCGGTCAGATTGAAGGTGATTCATGCGTCGGTCGGCGCCATCACCGAAACTGACGTAATGCTGGCCTCGGCCTCTAATGCTGTCATTGTCGGATTCAACGTACGTCCTGAGCCAAAGACTCAGAAGCTGGCCGAACTGGAAGGCGTTGAGATTCGGCTCTACACCGTGATCTACGACGCCATCAATGAGATCCGACAGGCGATGGAGGGGCTGCTGGAGCCCACGTATATTGAGCGGTCAATTGGTCGCGTGGAGGTTCGTCAGGTCTTTGCTGTGCCCAAGGTGGGAGCGATTGCCGGTTCATTCGTTGTAGAGGGAAAGATCTATCGAGACAGTCAGATCCGCATTGTTCGGGATGGCAAGGTTGTTCACAAGGGGCGAGTGGGATCGCTTCGCCGCTTCAAAGAGGATGTCAGAGAGGTGCAAGGCGGGTTTGAGTGCGGCGTCGGTCTGATGAACTTCAACGACGTCAAGGTCGGCGATATCCTGGAAGTCTTCGAACTTGAATCGGTAGCACAGAAACTCTAA
- a CDS encoding DUF448 domain-containing protein, with the protein MVSPPFRSCVACRTSRPKRELIRVHLVPGGRLDVDLGGGSGRGAYVCPRHACLDQAVKRDEFARCLKVTLAPITVEALEGLIRERVSRKVAALLGLARRARKVASGTEAVESAVKHHSARLILSAADASANSVAKLRSLAAQVDVRWMQALGKEELGAALGGAPRACVAVTDPHFAGAVMSVLEKIPVKMETREAAGQATDLGGRAEPRKVWG; encoded by the coding sequence GTGGTTTCTCCGCCCTTTCGCTCTTGTGTAGCCTGCCGTACCAGCCGGCCGAAGCGGGAGCTTATTCGTGTGCATCTTGTTCCAGGCGGGAGATTGGATGTGGATCTGGGCGGGGGATCCGGGCGCGGGGCGTATGTCTGTCCGCGCCACGCATGCCTCGATCAGGCGGTAAAAAGAGATGAGTTCGCGCGCTGTCTGAAGGTGACGCTCGCACCGATAACAGTGGAGGCCCTTGAAGGGCTGATCCGAGAACGTGTCTCGCGCAAGGTCGCTGCGCTTCTTGGGCTTGCGCGCCGAGCCCGCAAGGTCGCCTCAGGTACGGAGGCAGTGGAATCAGCCGTGAAGCACCATTCAGCTCGGTTGATCCTGAGTGCGGCAGACGCGTCAGCGAATTCGGTTGCGAAGTTGCGGAGTTTGGCTGCACAGGTCGACGTCAGATGGATGCAGGCCCTGGGTAAAGAGGAGCTGGGGGCCGCTCTCGGGGGGGCTCCTCGAGCGTGCGTCGCTGTGACGGATCCGCACTTTGCAGGGGCGGTGATGTCAGTGCTGGAAAAGATACCGGTGAAAATGGAAACGAGAGAGGCCGCGGGTCAGGCCACCGATTTGGGGGGCAGGGCGGAGCCTCGGAAGGTCTGGGGGTGA
- the nusA gene encoding transcription termination factor NusA: protein MGIDLLQVIEQVGREKEIGSAVLMEAVSAAILSASRKTLGAALDLRVEFDQRSHSFMLYAVRKVVEKVANPHVEISIDEAQQLNPGIQPGDEIKSEVKAKEFGRIAAQTAKQVIIQRVKEAERESVFQAFKARVGELVGGVVQRVAKGNVIINLGKAEAILPPREQLPREDYRIGDRVRAYVLDVKKLPRGSQIVLSRTHPGLLAKLLEIEVPEIYEGIVEIKAVARDAGERAKVAVASRDSNVDPVGACVGYRGSRVQAIVRELMGEKIDVIAWKDDPASFVRSALAPAEIESVEAVQETHTLNVLVADGQLSLAIGKRGQNARLAAKLVGWKVDVKGRGEAQKELEQPIKPEVEAAAPVSESPPPAVLRLAELSGVGEKLAGRLIEAGLDSYQKLADASEEALVQVEGVGPKTAQKLIEVAKAALASRDAG from the coding sequence ATGGGCATCGATTTACTGCAGGTTATAGAACAGGTTGGACGCGAGAAAGAGATCGGCTCGGCAGTTCTGATGGAGGCTGTCAGCGCGGCGATCCTCTCCGCATCCCGTAAGACCCTTGGAGCCGCCCTTGATCTGCGGGTGGAGTTTGACCAACGGTCCCATTCCTTTATGTTGTACGCAGTGCGAAAGGTTGTCGAGAAGGTTGCTAATCCCCATGTCGAGATCTCCATTGATGAGGCCCAGCAACTGAACCCCGGGATCCAACCTGGCGATGAGATCAAATCCGAGGTAAAGGCAAAAGAGTTCGGACGGATCGCTGCCCAAACAGCGAAGCAGGTCATCATCCAGCGGGTCAAGGAAGCTGAACGGGAGAGCGTGTTTCAGGCCTTTAAGGCCAGAGTGGGTGAACTGGTGGGTGGTGTCGTACAGAGAGTTGCGAAGGGCAACGTCATCATCAATCTCGGGAAGGCTGAGGCAATTCTCCCCCCCAGAGAGCAACTCCCCCGTGAGGATTACAGAATCGGCGATCGGGTTCGAGCGTATGTTCTGGATGTAAAGAAATTACCGCGGGGATCCCAGATTGTTCTTTCGCGAACGCATCCTGGTCTCTTGGCTAAGCTGCTCGAGATCGAAGTTCCAGAGATCTACGAGGGGATCGTTGAGATTAAGGCGGTAGCCCGCGATGCGGGTGAACGCGCCAAGGTGGCTGTAGCCTCACGAGACAGCAATGTGGATCCTGTGGGGGCTTGCGTTGGATATCGTGGTAGTCGGGTTCAGGCTATCGTCAGAGAGCTGATGGGCGAAAAGATCGACGTGATCGCCTGGAAGGACGATCCGGCCTCCTTCGTTCGGAGTGCGCTTGCCCCGGCTGAGATTGAGAGCGTCGAAGCTGTCCAGGAGACGCATACCCTTAATGTGCTGGTGGCTGATGGCCAGCTCTCTCTGGCCATTGGGAAACGGGGACAGAACGCGCGTCTGGCGGCCAAGCTCGTAGGATGGAAGGTGGATGTCAAGGGCCGCGGTGAGGCTCAGAAAGAGTTGGAACAGCCGATCAAGCCGGAGGTCGAGGCTGCGGCGCCAGTGTCGGAGAGTCCTCCTCCGGCTGTCCTGCGGCTAGCGGAGTTGTCGGGCGTAGGGGAAAAGTTAGCCGGTCGCCTGATCGAGGCTGGTCTGGACAGTTACCAGAAGTTGGCCGACGCATCAGAAGAAGCCTTGGTCCAGGTAGAAGGGGTTGGCCCAAAGACAGCGCAGAAATTAATCGAGGTTGCGAAAGCTGCCCTCGCCTCGAGGGATGCAGGATAG